The region TGATGGAGAATAATTATTCTGATGTAATTGATACAAAAAACGAAGATGTCAAGAAATTGCTGAATCTCATGAATGAAGAAACAACAATTCATTATGGGGAAATAGAGGAAAAACTGAGGGAAGTAGAATAATGGGCAAGAAGACAATATTGAGCGGAATACAGCCGTCAGGCAATCTGATCAGGTGACCATTTCTTTTTTAGATGTTCCTTTACATATGGTTATTCTAAAATAACTTCTTCTTCCCTTTCTTCCTGCTGCTTGCCTGTCTCTTTGAGCGTTTCTGTGCCAAATCCGCTCTGTAACTCTTTTTTGTAAATCCTCTGCCCGTTATCTCTCTGCTGATTGTTGATTTGTGACGGTTCAGTCTTCTGCCTATTTCATTATGACTGTATCCCCGGGATAACAGTTTGCTTATATCCTCTCGTTCCTCCATTGTTAATCTTTTGTATTTTCGCTCTTTCTCCATTCTTTAGCCTCCTGTTGTTTTTTATTTCCATTATATATTGGTTGCGCTAAGTTTTTGAGACTAAGTGGTTTTATTTTTATATATGGATATTTTTTTACTAATATGTACAATAAGTTTAACATACCAGATATTTAATATTCTTGAATAAAAACGTCCATAATCCGGACTAATCCTTTTTTTCCCAACTTTTTGTATTACACTTTTTAATTCTAAAAGAAAATCATTGTTATCAATCTGATAATAGTTTTTTAAATTTTCGCGAAATTCATCAATATTATTAATGAAATATCCAAATTTATTGACATCAAATCTCTCATTTAAAACACCGTATCCTTTTTTCGCTATAAATGAACCGTTAACCCTTTGTTCATATTGTCCCTTTATTGGCATTGCAAATATAGGTTTTTTTAAATATATTGCCTCACTGATAAGAGAGAATCCCCCATTACATACAATTCCTGTGCATCTTGAAAGGTCATCAATAAATTCAGTATATGATAATTGCTTTTTTATTACATTTTTTCTATTTTGAACATCTAATCCGTAAACAATAAATTTAATAGTGGAAAATGTTTTTGTTAAATCATTGATTTGTTCAATTGTACTATTTGACGTTTGATATACAAGTATAAAATCATCATCTCCTACTTGTTTTCTTTTATTTATGACATTTTCTCTAATTATTGGTTGTACAATTGTGATATTGGTTTCCCACTTTTTAATTTTTATTAGTTCAGGAGCAAAAGATAGAATAAAATGATGTTTTGCATTTCTTGTGAAAAAACGAATTG is a window of Deferribacterota bacterium DNA encoding:
- a CDS encoding helix-turn-helix domain-containing protein, producing the protein MEKERKYKRLTMEEREDISKLLSRGYSHNEIGRRLNRHKSTISREITGRGFTKKSYRADLAQKRSKRQASSRKKGKKKLF
- a CDS encoding glycosyltransferase family protein, which translates into the protein MSKTNKKDNNQNHLRIMYGIGGHGNGHITRSIYVAEYLQKNDCEIKILTFGQGSNYIRKYYPDYDFIDISGFDLYYKKGALRPYKTFYEFIRHIPIYLFKNFFIFLKVLLEFQPDIILSDFEPFTQILAKTLNIPLIGIDNVVATIRPEKRPVKFISRELWFTNSTIRFFTRNAKHHFILSFAPELIKIKKWETNITIVQPIIRENVINKRKQVGDDDFILVYQTSNSTIEQINDLTKTFSTIKFIVYGLDVQNRKNVIKKQLSYTEFIDDLSRCTGIVCNGGFSLISEAIYLKKPIFAMPIKGQYEQRVNGSFIAKKGYGVLNERFDVNKFGYFINNIDEFRENLKNYYQIDNNDFLLELKSVIQKVGKKRISPDYGRFYSRILNIWYVKLIVHISKKISIYKNKTT